The following coding sequences are from one Oncorhynchus nerka isolate Pitt River linkage group LG6, Oner_Uvic_2.0, whole genome shotgun sequence window:
- the nom1 gene encoding nucleolar MIF4G domain-containing protein 1, with protein sequence MKGKGKAKRKGKKDTGKLQKYMMTVNDFVKSKVGCDETEETEDGSGLRFVKKKNRKEMRKEQRKMKKAKIKNHYEGYKALKASTGDSEEVATLSDKQETKKVNGKVKQDEPVSQQPKPTPVETAAGEKAEKKGPKKPSKKEKKRNKLEESRKKALLEANIAEDREIKRLERSLGYNKRKNKQKLPQSFADDGLDYILGVLDAGSAASGIMHDSDDDMDIAKEKLRKLEDSESEMSGEEEEEQGDDSEEEGSELGRDGDLDTIEEDEIDEEEEDGMDEDGESEMDESGGIASEEENVKDEGVESGDSTLAGPKADTAVPSAGKYVPPHLRDTGDDKRRAELERLKRQVKGLVNRLSEANMASISGQLEELYMSSSRKDMNDTLTEILLAACVTPALMPDRLLMEHVLLVSILHHTVGLEVGANFLETVVRQFAELYKSPGEGKECDNLVAMVAHLYNFQVVHALLIFDILKMLLGAFAEKDIELVLFVLKNVGFALRKDDALALKELISEAQSKASGVGTKFQDENRVRFMLETMLALKNNDMRKIPGYDPEPVERLRKLQRTLIHQSSGGSDVKLRVSLENLLAAEQVGRWWIVGSSWSGLPMMGDQGNKTSKQTTAEGKFSTKVLDLARKQRMNTDIRRNIFCVIMTSEDYLDAFEKLIRLGLKDQQEREIVHVLMDCCLQEKSFNAFYAVLGEKFCEHDRRFQMTFQFSLWDKFKDLSSLSTSTFSNLVQLVTRFLRRKCLSLSILKVIEFGELDKPKVKFLRQVLTKLLKDTEMEDLTNIFGRISGIPKLGMLREGLKLFISHFLLKNAQSQGPAEQADLLSERAEVATKAMEAKETKLKL encoded by the exons ATGAAAGGCAAGGGGAAAGCaaagaggaaaggaaagaaagACACTGGTAAATTGCAAAAGTATATGATGACAGTTAACGACTTTGTAAAAAGTAAGGTAGGCTGTGATGAAACTGAAGAAACGGAAGATGGCAGTGGCTTGAGATTTGTTAAGAAGAAAAATAGAAAAGAAATGCGTAAGGAGCAAAGAAAGATGAAAAAGGCTAAAATTAAGAATCACTATGAAGGCTACAAGGCTCTCAAAGCATCCACTGGTGACAGTGAGGAAGTTGCAACCCTATCTGATAAACAAGAAACAAAGAAGGTTAATGGAAAAGTAAAGCAAGACGAGCCAGTATCTCAACAACCCAAGCCAACTCCTGTTGAGACTGCCGCAGGAGAGAAGGCTGAGAAAAAAGGACCTAAGAAACCTTctaagaaagaaaagaaaagaaacaaACTTGAGGAATCAAGAAAAAAAGCCCTTTTGGAAGCAAATATAGCTGAGGACAGAGAAATTAAGAGGTTGGAGAGATCTCTTGGGTATAACAAaaggaaaaacaaacaaaaacttcCCCAGTCATTCGCTGATGATGGACTGGATTACATTTTGGGGGTGCTGGATGCTGGATCGGCAGCTTCGGGGATAATGCATGACAGTGATGATGACATGGACATCGCCAAAGAGAAATTAAGGAAATTGGAAGACAGTGAATCTGAAATGTCCGGcgaagaggaggaagaacaagGAGATGACTCGGAAGAGGAGGGCAGTGAACTAGGCAGAGATGGAGACCTGGATACCATCGAGGAAGATGAGATAGATGAGGAGGAAGAAGATGGAATGGATGAGGATGGCGAAAGTGAGATGGATGAGAGTGGTGGAATAGCTTCGGAAGAAGAGAATGTAAAGGATGAGGGAGTTGAGAGTGGAGACTCAACGCTTGCAGGGCCGAAAGCTGACACT GCTGTCCCGTCAGCAGGAAAATACGTGCCCCCTCACCTACGGGACACCGGGGATGATAAGCGCAGAGCTGAGTTGGAGAGACTGAAGAGACAAGTCAAAGGACTTGTGAACAG GCTCAGTGAGGCCAACATGGCGTCCATCAGTGGCCAGCTGGAAGAGCTGTACATGAGCTCCAGCCGGAAGGACATGAACGACACCCTGACGGAGATCCTCCTGGCAGCCTGTGTCACCCCAGCCCTGATGCCTGACAGACTGCTCATGGAACACGTCCTGCTTGTCAGCATCCTGCATCACACAGTGGGGCTTGAG GTGGGGGCTAATTTCTTGGAGACGGTGGTGCGGCAGTTCGCTGAGTTGTACAAGAGCCCCGGCGAAGGCAAGGAGTGTGACAACCTGGTGGCCATGGTGGCACATCTCTACAACTTCCAGGTGGTGCACGCCCTCCTCATCTTTGACATCCTGAAGATGCTGTTGGGGGCCTTCGCCGAGAAGGACATTGAGCTGGTCCTGTTCGTGCTGAAGAACGTAGGATTCGCCCTGCGGAAGGATGATGCCCTTGCGCTGAAAGAACTAATCTCTGAGGCCCAGAGCAAGGCCAGTGGTGTGGGCACCAAGTTCCAGGACGAAAATAGG GTGCGCTTCATGCTGGAGACCATGTTGGCTCTGAAGAACAACGATATGAGGAAGATCCCTGGCTACGACCCAGAGCCTGTTGAGAGACTCAGAAAGCTGCAGAGAACTCTG ATCCACCAGAGTTCGGGGGGCAGTGATGTGAAGCTGAGAGTCTCCCTGGAAAACCTCCTGGCTGCAGAGCAGGTGGGCCGCTGGTGGATCGTGGGCTCATCGTGGTCCGGACTCCCCATGATGGGTGACCAGGGCAACAAGACCTCAAAACAGACTACTGCAGAAGGAAAG TTCAGCACCAAGGTCTTAGACCTGGCCCGGAAACAGCGGATGAACACGGACATCAGGAGAAATATATTCTGCGTGATCATGACCAGCGAGGATTACCTCGATGCCTTTGAGAAGCTGATACG GCTGGGGCTGAAGGACCAGCAGGAGAGGGAGATCGTCCATGTGCTGATGGACTGCTGCCTCCAGGAGAAGAGCTTCAATGCCTTCTATGCTGTACTGGGAGAGAAGTTCTGTGAGCACGACAGGCGGttccag ATGACATTTCAGTTCAGTCTGTGGGACAAATTCAAGGACCTGTCCAGCCTATCCACCAGCACCTTCAGCAACCTGGTCCAGCTGGTCACACGCTTCCTCCGGAGAAagtgcctctccctctccatactcaaG GTGATAGAGTTTGGTGAGTTGGACAAGCCTAAAGTCAAGTTCCTGCGTCAGGTATTGACTAAGCTGTTAAaagacacagagatggaggatcTTACAAACATATTTGGAAG GATTTCGGGAATTCCCAAGCTAGGAATGCTGCGGGAGGGCTTGAAGCTGTTCATCAGTCACTTCCTACTGAAGAATGCCCAGTCGCAGGGACCAGCTGAGCAAGCAGACCTTCTGTCAGAGCGAGCCGAGGTTGCCACCAAGGCCATGGAGGCCAAAGAGACTAAactcaaactgtaa